A DNA window from Coffea arabica cultivar ET-39 chromosome 6c, Coffea Arabica ET-39 HiFi, whole genome shotgun sequence contains the following coding sequences:
- the LOC113693204 gene encoding putative disease resistance protein At1g50180, whose product MTEAAVNFAVETIRNLIEETKFLHVVSDQVAQLQDEQKQMLSFLKDADARQHDEETVKEWISQARDLAYEVDDLFESYAFKIAGRRRKGIRGIIKICVCILNECYNRHTIRTGTQTLKTKISHLTKRFRDYGIRVMERQEGASSSHQQLRRTYSHVVEDDFVGLEGDVEMLVKHLVRGSGHEIDKCFSVVSICGMGGLGKTTLARKVYNHPQVRRCFDDFAWICVSQTWQKEDVLQRILLRLMPEGREEILKWKDEELVRNLFQIQQNKKYLIVLDDIWSTDAWECIKHAFSIRKTGSKILVTSRNRNVVLHIGPDGFHHQLRLLSYTESWQLFQRKALWDRFNGGTCLSSILCYIVC is encoded by the coding sequence ATGACCGAGGCCGCTGTCAATTTTGCTGTGGAAACCATTCGCAACCTGATTGAAGAAACGAAGTTCTTACATGTGGTTAGTGACCAAGTGGCGCAACTTCAAGATGAGCAAAAGCAGATGCTATCGTTCTTAAAAGATGCAGATGCAAGGCAACATGACGAGGAAACGGTTAAGGAGTGGATTTCACAAGCTAGAGATCTAGCTTATGAGGTTGATGACCTGTTTGAAAGCTATGCTTTCAAAATTGCGGGTCGCAGGAGGAAAGGCATTCGAGGTATCATAAAGATTTGTGTTTGTATCCTGAATGAGTGCTATAATAGGCACACCATTCGAACAGGTACTCAAACGCTGAAAACCAAAATCTCTCATCTTACCAAAAGATTTCGGGATTATGGGATCAGAGTTATGGAAAGACAGGAGGGTGCAAGTTCATCGCATCAACAATTGAGGCGGACATATTCCCATGTTGTCGAGGATGACTTTGTTGGATTGGAGGGTGATGTCGAGATGCTGGTAAAGCATCTGGTGAGGGGAAGTGGTCATGAGATTGATAAATGCTTCAGTGTTGTCTCGATCTGTGGGATGGGGGGCTTAGGAAAGACAACTCTTGCCAGAAAGGTATACAATCACCCTCAAGTGAGGCGTTGCTTTGATGACTTTGCTTGGATATGTGTATCACAAACATGGCAAAAGGAAGACGTTTTGCAACGGATTTTGCTACGCCTAATGCCAGAAGGGAGAGAAGAAATACTGAAGTGGAAGGATGAGGAGCTAGTCAGAAATCTTTTCCAAATccagcaaaataaaaaatatcttaTAGTTCTTGATGACATTTGGTCTACAGATGCTTGGGAATGTATAAAGCATGCATTTTCGATTAGAAAGACCGGAAGCAAGATCTTAGTTACCTCTCGCAATAGAAATGTGGTTTTGCATATTGGTCCAGATGGTTTTCACCATCAACTGCGCCTTTTAAGTTACACCGAAAGTTGGCAGCTGTTTCAGAGGAAAGCTTTATGGGACAGATTTAATGGAGGTACATGTCTTTCTAGTATACTTTGTTACATAGTTTGCTAA